A portion of the Rhinoderma darwinii isolate aRhiDar2 unplaced genomic scaffold, aRhiDar2.hap1 Scaffold_1003, whole genome shotgun sequence genome contains these proteins:
- the LOC142698228 gene encoding uncharacterized protein LOC142698228, which produces MEDVMYQKLNQIREIMEKTKEIATGKKSSQLKSGHNVAIVSALEEKDVQWLLRVLSSAHFHEQVINLNFINIMKTKEKNWEKMIAEYTFCIYVCNEYEWNQGASLTQRVKSLSAQGKENLVVVIDDAKVGSNEEKSRLLEQYPNINKYARGLFLFSSTEKESDYQKFLHSSLQPGPGNIARVSRTRSSRILPRQNQYKGGKGEGGKGEGGKGEGGKGEGGKGEGGKGKGGKGKGGKGGKGEGGKGEGGKGEGGKGEGGKGKGGKGKGGKGEGGKGEGGKGKGGKGKGGKGEGGKGKGGKGKGGKGGKGEGGKGEGGKGEGGKGKGGKGKGGEGKGGEGKGGKGEGGKGEGGKGKGGKGKGGKGEGGKGKGGKGKGGKGKGGKGKGGEGEGGKGEGGKGKGGKGKGGKGKGGKGEGGKGEGGKGEGGKGKGGKGKGGKGEGGKGKGGKGKGGKGKGGKGKGGKGIQGSGCGHYPSLPSPGSQSSISRKVVIGIRHKVGIFSRSGDRDYSWLMSFLTSETFRDHVLSIRPCLIFNNGYEQMNEDLSHCTFAILYHSKNRGRVNITDVTDSLYDEELQHLSMTLEKKNIMVIIDDVEDTSDQEKRQILFSQPKIADYANDLILISYEDKTGNRGQTAKSKILQRFLRLSDARLEYPPAKSGYENQRGAVTYPSLERSRYPPYLAPTELPPSSMGRVAPTPSRSAIGIFSRSDEYDYFWLRKLLTSEDSGHKDVLCYKISANDIETFREVAFKSKFGILYHSVKRGKIRLTDVKDSLYHQELEQLSIKLGKRKMIVVIDDLDNSRDTIKQKILEKQPSLGRLAADIFLFTVAEKKDVNDQSQSKHGSKMSKTTRDKISSIKKMLT; this is translated from the exons AGTCAGCTGAAGTCAGGACACAACGTTGCGATCGTTTCGGCCTTGGAGGAGAAAGACGTCCAGTGGTTACTTAGGGTCTTAAGTTCTGCGCATTTCCATGAACAAGTGATAAATCTAAATTTTATCAACATCATGAAAACTAAGGAGAAGAATTGGGAGAAGATGATTGCTGAATACACATTCTGCATCTATGTATGTAATGAATATGAATGGAACCAGGGTGCGTCCCTGACTCAGAGGGTTAAATCACTGTCAGCACAAG GAAAGGAGAACCTGGTCGTGGTGATTGATGATGCAAAGGTCGGCAGTAACGAGGAGAAGTCTCGGCTCCTGGAACAATATcccaatataaataaatatgccagGGGTCTCTTCCTCTTCAGTAGTACGGAGAAGGAATCGGACTATCAGAAGTTTCTTCATAGTTCCTTACAGCCGGGACCTGGGAACATCGCCAGAG TGTCCAGAACCAGGAGCAGCCGTATCCTTCCCCGCCAGAACCAGTACAaaggagggaaaggtgaaggagggaaaggtgaaggaggaaAAGGTGaaggagggaaaggtgaaggagggaaaggtgaaggagggaAAGGGAAAGGAGGGAAAGGGAAAGGAGGGAAAG gagggaaaggtgaaggaggaaAAGGTGaaggagggaaaggtgaaggagggaaaggtgaaggagggaAAGGGAAAGGAGGGAAAGGTAaaggagggaaaggtgaaggagggaaaggtgagggagGGAAAGGTAAAGGAGGGAAAGGTAaaggagggaaaggtgaaggagggaAAGGTAAAGGAGGGAAAGGTAAAGGAGGTAAAGGAGGAAAAGGTGaaggagggaaaggtgaaggagggaaaggtgaaggagggaAAGGGAAAGGAGGGAAAGGGAAAGGAGGGGAAGGGAAAGGAGGGGAAGGTAaaggagggaaaggtgaaggagggaaaggtgagggagGGAAAGGTAAAGGAGGGAAAGGTAaaggagggaaaggtgaaggagggaAAGGTAAAGGAGGGAAAGGTAAAGGAGGGAAAGGTAAAGGAGGGAAAGGGAAAGGAGGGGAAGGTGaaggagggaaaggtgaaggagggaAAGGTAAAGGAGGGAAAGGTAAAGGAGGGAAAGGTAAAGGAGGAAAAGGTGaaggagggaaaggtgaaggagggaaaggtgaaggagggaAAGGGAAAGGAGGGAAAGGTAaaggagggaaaggtgaaggagggaAAGGTAAAGGAGGGAAAGGTAAAGGAGGGAAAGGTAAAGGAGGGAAAGGTAAAGGAGGGAAAG GTATTCAGGGCTCTGGTTGTGGTCATTATCC ATCTCTTCCCTCCCCAGGTTCACAGAGCAGCATTTCCAGAAAG GTTGTGATTGGAATAAGACATAAAGTTGGGATCTTCTCCAGATCAGGAGACAGAGATTACTCCTGGTTGATGAGCTTTCTGACATCTGAGACCTTCAGAGACCATGTATTGTCCATCAGGCCGTGTCTCATCTTCAACAATGGATACGAGCAGATGAACGAGGACTTGTCCCACTGCACATTCGCGATCCTCTATCACTCCAAGAACAGGGGCAGAGTCAACATTACTGATGTGACAGACAGTCTGTACGATGAGGAACTACAACATCTGTCTATGACTCTCG AGAAGAAGAATATAATGGTGATAATTGATGATGTGGAGGACACGAGTGATCAGGAGAAACGCCAGATCTTGTTCTCGCAACCGAAGATCGCCGATTACGCCAATGACCTGATCCTTATTTCATATGAAGACAAGACTGGTAACAGGGGGCAGACGGCAAAATCAAAAATCCTGCAGCGCTTCCTCAGGCTTTCAG ATGCAAGATTGGAATATCCACCAGCAAAGTCAGGATATGAAAAT cagagaggagctgtcacctatcCATCTTTAGAGAGATCAAGATATCCACCTTACCTGGCTCCTACAGAGCTGCCACCCTCTTCCATGGGACGA GTCGCACCAACTCCATCAAGATCTGCCATTGGCATCTTCTCCAGATCGGATGAGTATGATTACTTCTGGTTGAGGAAACTGCTGACATCAGAGGACTCTGGACATAAAGATGTTCTATGTTACAAGATTTCTGCTAATGATATTGAGACATTTCGAGAGGTGGCCTTTAAGAGTAAGTTTGGGATTCTATATCACAGTGTGAAGAGGGGGAAGATCCGTCTCACCGATGTCAAGGATTCTCTGTATCACCAGGAGCTGGAGCAGCTGTCAATCAAACTTG GGAAGAGGAAGATGATTGTGGTGATTGATGATTTGGATAATAGTAGAGACACGATAAAGCAGAAGATCCTGGAGAAGCAGCCCAGCCTGGGACGACTGGCTGCTGATATCTTCCTCTTCACCGTTGCTGAGAAGAAGGACGTGAATGATCAAAGTCAGAGCAAACACGGAAGTAAAATGAGCAAAACAACAAGGGACAAAATCAGTAGTATTAAAAAAATGCTGACCTAA